A single genomic interval of Anopheles darlingi chromosome X, idAnoDarlMG_H_01, whole genome shotgun sequence harbors:
- the LOC125952858 gene encoding cecropin-C-like: MQLKVILLVALVLMAALFGGETEARRFRKFLKKVEGAGRRITNAAQKGLPVVAGVKGIIG; the protein is encoded by the exons ATGCAGCTGAAAGTGATCCTGCTCGTCGCGCTGGTACTGATGGCCGCCCTGTTCGGTGGCGAAACCGAGGCACGCCGGTTCAGAAAGTTCCTGAAGAAGGTG gAAGGTGCCGGGCGTCGCATCACCAATGCCGCCCAGAAGGgtctaccggtggtggccggcgtCAAAGGGATTATCGGCTAA
- the LOC125952868 gene encoding cecropin-B — MNFTKLFILVAIAVLVIAGIQPADAAPRWKFGKRLERLGRNVFKAAKKALPVIAGYKALG, encoded by the exons aTGAACTTTACGAAGCTGTTCATTCTGGTGGCGATCGCTGTGCTGGTGATCGCCGGCATCCAGCCGGCCGATGCTGCACCAAGGTGGAAATTTGGCAAACGACTT GAAAGGCTGGGTCGGAATGTGTTCAAGGCGGCCAAGAAAGCACTGCCAGTCATCGCCGGGTACAAGGCCCTCGGATAA
- the LOC125952740 gene encoding uncharacterized protein LOC125952740 isoform X2 has protein sequence MKPFRSWNSASVALAIVLCAGLAMAAPGVRVKRGEAAAETAVVGAESADTAVNPLISEDAAIIGDDLDRDKRKVPDPKYETKNAILGFVFGKINSFIDAKTRFIDKLDHANIEKNKQHHIEPPKPVPDFQSLISSVITPKVQFITSKIGSLSGSFLGGSSGGGHGDDSDGHGSGGSGAPQLGNIVSSLLKLSGPILSGSSGGGGHGGSNTVSLGDHDDDDE, from the exons ATGAAGCCGTTCCGCAGCTGGAACAGCGCCTCGGTCGCGCTGGCCATCGTCCTGTGTGCAGGGCTAGCGATGGCGGCACCGGGCGTGCGCGTCAAGCGaggcgaagcagcagcagagaccgCAGTGGTCGGGGCCGAGTCAGCCGACACCGCCGTCAATCCGCTCATATCCGAG GATGCGGCAATCATCGGAGACGACCTTGACCGTGACAAGCGAAAAGTGCCCGATCCGAAGTACGAGACCAAGAACGCGATCCTGGGTTTCGTGTTTGGA AAAATCAACTCGTTCATCGACGCGAAGACGCGCTTCATCGACAAGCTGGACCACGCCAACATCGAGAAGAACAAGCAGCACCACatcgaaccaccgaaaccggtgcCGGACTTCCAGTCGCTGATCTCGTCCGTCATCACGCCGAAGGTGCAGTTCATCACCTCGAAGATCGGTTCGCTGAGCGGTAGCTTCCTCGGTGGTTCGTCCGGTGGCGGCCACGGTGACGACAGTGACGGTCACGgcagcggtggtagcggtgcgCCCCAGCTCGGCAACATCGTCTCGTCGCTGCTGAAGCTCTCCGGACCGATCCTGTCCGGATcgtccggtggcggtggccacggtggctcCAACACGGTTTCGCTCGGCgatcatgacgatgacgacgagtaG
- the LOC125952877 gene encoding cecropin-C type 1-like: MNFNKILVLAVVLAALLLVGQTDAGFLKKLGKKIEGAGKRVFNAAEKALPVAVGVKALGK; the protein is encoded by the exons ATGAACTTCAACAAAATCCTGGTCCTCGCCGTGGTCCTAGCCGCCCTTCTGCTGGTCGGTCAAACGGATGCTGGATTTCTCAAGAAGCTCGGCAAAAAGATC GAAGGAGCTGGCAAGCGCGTGTTTAACGCGGCCGAGAAGGCACTCCCGGTGGCGGTCGGTGTGAAGGCGCTCGGCAAATGA
- the LOC125952740 gene encoding uncharacterized protein LOC125952740 isoform X1 encodes MKPFRSWNSASVALAIVLCAGLAMAAPGVRVKRGEAAAETAVVGAESADTAVNPLISEDAAIIGDDLDRDKRKVPDPKYETKNAILGFVFGASKQSAQAVKDAIHPTRAPIPVTTDDTPDFDRQKVSLQVPDALFGSSFTLVTNLSGRFGDLIMNTARRTGEFFWVFQPLFGKHLTIEIPTTTTTTTTQRTTTTTRAAQTTTPAAGETPLLLDLLSTATDANEI; translated from the exons ATGAAGCCGTTCCGCAGCTGGAACAGCGCCTCGGTCGCGCTGGCCATCGTCCTGTGTGCAGGGCTAGCGATGGCGGCACCGGGCGTGCGCGTCAAGCGaggcgaagcagcagcagagaccgCAGTGGTCGGGGCCGAGTCAGCCGACACCGCCGTCAATCCGCTCATATCCGAG GATGCGGCAATCATCGGAGACGACCTTGACCGTGACAAGCGAAAAGTGCCCGATCCGAAGTACGAGACCAAGAACGCGATCCTGGGTTTCGTGTTTGGA GCGAGCAAACAGTCGGCCCAGGCGGTCAAGGACGCGATCCATCCGACGCGGGCTCCCATCCCGGTGACAACCGACGATACGCCGGATTTCGATCGACAGAAGGTGTCCCTCCAGGTACCGGACGCGCTGTTCGGTAGCTCGTTCACGCTCGTCACCAACCTATCCGGCCGGTTCGGGGATCTCATCATG AACACCGCTCGTCGGACTGGCGAGTTCTTTTGGGTGTTTCAACCACTGTTTGGCAAGCATCTGACCATCGagataccgacgacgacgacgacgaccacgacgcagcgcactaccaccaccacccgagcGGCACAAACAACGACACCAGCGGCCGGGGAAACACCGCTTCTGCTGGACCTTCTGTCAACCGCCACCGATGCTAACGAGATTtaa
- the LOC125952756 gene encoding uncharacterized protein LOC125952756, giving the protein MSRPLAVTLPAVWKLAIVGLVLAMVATSSSSSSSSSSSSSTIIGLSPDIEAHQRPLSRYPRGLGFFQKVAHLGSLLYQQYNDTTYTLKNVYDLLSNEFTDTYTTTTPDPRTTSTTPDPTTSTTPKYRISRAELGRILNRNYRGLQKLFRLEWNDAWNQTKYNIDGYKSELKNSAFPPPNRTAVASGGPLSVNLTVQVETKLKGSP; this is encoded by the exons ATGAGCCGGCCACTAGCGGTAACGCTCCCTGCAGTCTGGAAGCTCGCGATCGTCGGGCTCGTCCTCGCGATGGtagccactagcagcagcagcagtagcagcagtagcagcagcagtagcacgatCATTGGTCTAAGTCCAGACATCGAAGCGCACCAGCGGCCG CTGTCGCGGTATCCGCGCGGGCTCGGTTTCTTCCAGAAGGTAGCCCACCTCGGCTCGCTGCTGTACCAGCAGTACAACGACACCACCTACACGCTCAAGAACGTGTACGACCTGCTGAGCAACGAGTTCACCGATACGTACACGACGACCACACCGGAC ccccgcaccaccagcacgacgcCGGATCCGACGACCAGCACGACACCGAAGTACCGGATCAGCCGGGCCGAGCTGGGCCGCATCCTGAACCGCAACTACCGCGGCCTTCAGAAGCTGTTCCGGCTCGAGTGGAACGACGCGTGGAAT CAAACTAAGTACAACATTGACGGCTACAAGAGTGAGCTGAAGAACTCGGCGTTTCCGCCACCGAACCGCACTGCAGTGGCGTCCGGTGGTCCGCTCAGCGTTAACCTGACGGTGCAGGTCGAGACGAAGCTCAAGGGCAGTCCCTAG
- the LOC125952832 gene encoding uncharacterized protein LOC125952832, with protein sequence MWNPVQILCLIPVFAVALLVGIAGVTSYPISSSTASPAISANELDAPLDLEGSPIDLTTTTKKTTTTTTTTERIPVFNRNRVSLEVASDLFSSSTSVALGLSNMLGNMVRRTSVRIAQLVRLFQPLFGYHLMIDVPKELDT encoded by the exons ATGTGGAATCCCGTGCAGATCCTGTGCCTTATCCCGGTGTTCGCGGTGGCCTTGCTAGTGGGAATCGCGGGAGTGACCTCCTATCCCATCTCATCATCCACCGCGTCCCCAGCGATCTCGGCGAACGAGCTCGATGCGCCACTCGATCTGGAAGGATCCCCGATTGATctgacgaccaccaccaagaagacgacgacgacgacgacgacaaccgagAGGATCCCGGTGTTTAACCGGAACCGGGTGTCGCTGGAAGTGGCCTCGgatctcttctcctcctccaccagcgTGGCGCTCGGGCTGAGCAACATGCTAGGCAATATGGTCCGG CGTACGTCGGTGCGTATCGCCCAGCTGGTGCGCCTGTTCCAGCCCCTGTTCGGTTACCATCTGATGATCGACGTACCGAAGGAGCTGGACACCTGA